The proteins below are encoded in one region of Shewanella algae:
- the gmk gene encoding guanylate kinase, with protein MSARGNLFIVSAPSGAGKSSLIAALLANKPADKQVSVSHTTRQPRPGEVHGQHYHYVSVEEFKALIAEEAFFEWAEVFGNFYGTSRKVIEETLERGIDVFLDIDWQGAQQVKKLMPKAIGIFILPPSREELERRLTGRGQDSSEVIASRMAQAVSEMSHYKEYDFIIVNDDFETALGDLSAIIRSQRLTRASQINTHNDMLKGLLAD; from the coding sequence ATGAGTGCACGCGGAAACCTTTTTATTGTCTCGGCCCCCAGTGGAGCGGGCAAATCGTCACTGATTGCAGCCCTGCTGGCCAATAAACCGGCCGACAAACAAGTTTCCGTATCGCACACCACCCGCCAGCCCCGTCCGGGAGAGGTTCACGGCCAGCACTATCATTATGTGTCGGTGGAGGAGTTCAAGGCGCTGATTGCCGAAGAAGCCTTCTTCGAGTGGGCCGAAGTCTTCGGTAACTTTTATGGCACTTCCCGCAAGGTCATTGAAGAGACGCTTGAACGGGGCATAGATGTGTTCCTGGATATCGACTGGCAGGGTGCCCAGCAAGTGAAGAAACTGATGCCCAAGGCCATCGGCATCTTTATTCTGCCACCGTCCCGCGAAGAACTGGAGCGCCGTCTGACCGGGCGCGGTCAGGATAGCAGCGAAGTCATCGCCTCCCGCATGGCACAGGCGGTGTCAGAAATGTCGCACTATAAAGAGTATGATTTCATCATAGTCAACGACGATTTTGAGACTGCACTGGGGGATCTGAGCGCGATCATTCGCTCGCAACGCCTGACTCGTGCTAGTCAAATTAATACTCACAATGATATGCTTAAGGGTCTGTTGGCAGATTAA
- the rpoZ gene encoding DNA-directed RNA polymerase subunit omega → MARVTVEDAVKQIGNRFDMIMVAARRARQIAVQGKDPLVEEQNDKPTVIALREIEQGLVNSATLDADERQSVREREAAEIAAVAAIAEGNSSL, encoded by the coding sequence ATGGCTCGCGTTACTGTAGAAGACGCCGTTAAACAAATCGGCAACCGTTTTGATATGATCATGGTTGCGGCGCGTCGTGCCCGTCAGATCGCCGTCCAGGGTAAAGATCCTTTGGTTGAAGAGCAAAACGACAAACCCACTGTTATCGCACTGCGCGAAATCGAACAGGGACTGGTTAACTCAGCGACTCTGGATGCCGATGAGCGCCAGAGCGTACGTGAGCGCGAAGCAGCTGAAATTGCTGCCGTGGCAGCGATTGCAGAAGGTAACTCTTCACTCTAA
- the spoT gene encoding bifunctional GTP diphosphokinase/guanosine-3',5'-bis pyrophosphate 3'-pyrophosphohydrolase gives MYLFEGLKESAASYLEPEQVELLKQAYQVARDAHEGQMRTSGEPYITHPVAVARILAEMRLDHETLMAALLHDTIEDTQVTHQDLAELFGASVAELVEGVSKLDKIKFRDKKEAQAENFRKMMMAMTQDIRVILIKLADRTHNMRTLGALRPDKRRRIARETLEIYAPIANRLGIHNIKTELEDLGFQAYYPMRYRVLKEVVRAARGNRKELIQSIETAIRTRLEDVGIKGKVKGREKNLYSIYNKMRSKELQFQEVMDIYAFRLIVDSIDTCYRVLGVMHGLYKPRPGRFKDYIAIPKANGYQSLHTSLFGPHAVPVEIQIRTEDMDQMADKGVAAHWMYKSGQTGASGTTTQLRARKWMQSLLELQQSASTSFEFVENVKTELFPEEIYVFTPEGRILELPVGATAVDFAYEVHTDVGNTCVGARVNRQAYPLSQPLISGQTVEIITAKGARPNAAWLNFVVTGKARAKIRQVLKSLKQDEASTLGRRLLNHALGETKLEQIDPAQIDKVVKDTKHADLQSLLADIGLGNAMSIVIAQRLKGDKIEPQKQHDEHKLMPIRGAEGMLVTFANCCRPIPGDAVIAHVSPGKGLVVHMENCANIRGYQGEPDKYIPVQWDAVDGVEFQANLRVEIVNHQGALAKITNIIAAEGSNIHNLSTEERDGRVYLINLRISVRDRIHMANVMRRIRVLPEVLRTSRNR, from the coding sequence TTGTATCTGTTTGAAGGTCTCAAGGAGTCTGCCGCCAGTTATCTGGAGCCGGAGCAGGTAGAATTACTCAAGCAGGCCTATCAGGTGGCGCGTGATGCCCATGAAGGGCAGATGCGCACCAGTGGCGAACCCTATATTACCCATCCGGTTGCGGTTGCCCGCATCCTGGCCGAAATGCGTCTCGACCACGAGACGCTGATGGCCGCCCTGCTGCACGACACCATAGAAGACACCCAAGTTACCCATCAGGATCTGGCCGAACTGTTCGGCGCCTCGGTGGCGGAGCTGGTGGAAGGTGTCTCCAAGCTAGACAAGATCAAATTCCGCGACAAGAAAGAGGCCCAGGCGGAAAACTTCCGCAAAATGATGATGGCCATGACCCAGGATATCCGGGTGATCCTCATCAAACTGGCCGACCGCACCCACAATATGCGCACCCTGGGCGCCCTGCGGCCCGACAAACGTCGCCGCATTGCCCGCGAAACCCTGGAAATTTACGCCCCCATTGCCAACCGTCTGGGTATTCACAATATCAAGACAGAGTTGGAAGATCTCGGCTTTCAGGCCTATTACCCCATGCGCTATCGGGTACTCAAAGAGGTGGTTCGTGCCGCCCGCGGTAACCGCAAGGAACTGATCCAGAGCATAGAAACCGCCATTCGTACCCGCCTGGAAGATGTGGGTATCAAGGGCAAGGTCAAGGGCAGGGAAAAGAACCTCTATTCCATCTACAACAAGATGCGCAGCAAAGAGCTGCAATTCCAGGAAGTGATGGATATCTATGCCTTCCGCCTGATAGTGGACTCCATAGATACCTGTTATCGGGTGCTCGGAGTAATGCACGGCCTCTACAAGCCGCGTCCGGGCAGATTTAAAGACTATATCGCCATTCCCAAGGCCAACGGCTATCAGTCGTTGCATACCTCGCTGTTTGGTCCCCATGCGGTACCGGTGGAAATTCAGATCCGTACCGAAGACATGGATCAGATGGCCGATAAAGGGGTTGCGGCCCACTGGATGTACAAGAGTGGCCAGACCGGCGCCTCGGGTACCACTACCCAGCTGCGCGCCCGCAAATGGATGCAAAGCCTGCTGGAACTGCAGCAGAGTGCTTCCACCTCGTTTGAATTTGTTGAAAACGTCAAGACAGAGCTGTTCCCGGAAGAGATCTATGTGTTCACTCCCGAGGGCCGCATTCTGGAACTGCCGGTAGGCGCCACCGCAGTGGATTTCGCCTATGAGGTGCACACGGATGTGGGTAACACCTGTGTCGGCGCCCGGGTCAACCGCCAGGCCTATCCGTTGAGTCAGCCGCTGATTTCCGGGCAAACGGTCGAGATCATCACCGCCAAGGGCGCCCGCCCCAACGCCGCCTGGCTCAACTTCGTGGTTACCGGCAAGGCCCGCGCCAAAATCCGTCAGGTGCTCAAGAGCCTCAAGCAGGACGAAGCCAGCACCCTGGGTAGGCGTCTGCTGAACCATGCACTGGGCGAAACCAAGCTGGAACAGATAGATCCGGCTCAGATAGACAAGGTAGTCAAAGACACCAAACACGCCGATCTGCAATCACTGCTGGCCGACATAGGTCTTGGCAATGCCATGAGCATAGTCATAGCCCAACGCCTCAAGGGCGACAAGATAGAGCCGCAGAAGCAACATGACGAGCACAAGCTGATGCCGATCCGCGGCGCCGAAGGCATGTTGGTTACCTTCGCCAATTGCTGCCGCCCCATTCCTGGGGATGCCGTGATTGCTCACGTGAGCCCGGGCAAGGGCCTGGTGGTGCACATGGAAAACTGCGCCAACATCCGCGGCTATCAGGGCGAGCCGGACAAGTATATTCCGGTGCAGTGGGATGCCGTCGATGGCGTCGAATTCCAGGCCAACCTGAGGGTCGAAATCGTCAACCATCAGGGCGCGCTGGCGAAGATCACCAATATCATTGCCGCCGAAGGCTCCAATATTCACAATCTCAGCACCGAAGAGCGCGATGGCCGCGTCTATCTGATCAACCTGCGCATCTCGGTTCGCGACCGGATCCACATGGCAAATGTTATGCGCCGAATCAGGGTACTGCCCGAGGTTCTGCGTACATCCCGTAACCGTTGA
- a CDS encoding RidA family protein gives MAEKIIIATDKAPAAIGTYSQAVKVGSTVYLSGQIPLDPATMALAGDDFETQVVRVFDNLKAVCEAAGGSMADIVKLNIYMLDLGNFATVNEIMSRYFNQPYPARAAIGVKELPKGSLVEMDGVMEL, from the coding sequence ATGGCAGAGAAGATCATCATAGCAACAGACAAGGCTCCCGCCGCTATCGGCACCTACTCCCAGGCAGTCAAAGTGGGCAGCACAGTCTACCTGTCCGGGCAGATCCCGCTGGACCCAGCCACCATGGCACTGGCCGGTGACGACTTTGAAACCCAGGTTGTACGGGTATTCGACAACCTCAAGGCCGTCTGTGAAGCCGCCGGCGGTTCCATGGCCGATATCGTCAAACTGAATATCTATATGCTGGATCTGGGCAACTTTGCCACGGTCAACGAAATCATGAGCCGTTACTTCAACCAGCCTTACCCGGCCCGCGCCGCCATCGGCGTGAAAGAGCTGCCAAAGGGTTCTCTGGTCGAAATGGACGGTGTGATGGAACTCTGA
- the trmH gene encoding tRNA (guanosine(18)-2'-O)-methyltransferase TrmH, giving the protein MSPERFARINQMLDMRQPDLSLILDKVHKSNNISAALRSADAVGIHEIHAVWPDADMRLSGNTASGSQQWVKTIKHYDFASAAKACKARGMQLVATHFGPQARDFRELDYRRPTAFIVGNERDGISAEALALADEQVVIPMVGMVQSLNVSVASALLLYEAQRQRQEAGLYGARKLDNDYCQTMLFEQGHPIYAKACRRKGIPYPAIDTQGQIVAAADWWQRMREPIPEL; this is encoded by the coding sequence ATGAGCCCCGAACGCTTCGCTCGCATCAACCAAATGCTGGATATGCGCCAGCCGGATCTGAGCCTGATCCTGGACAAAGTCCACAAGAGCAACAATATTTCCGCCGCGCTGCGCAGTGCCGATGCTGTGGGTATCCACGAAATTCATGCAGTCTGGCCCGATGCCGATATGCGCCTGTCCGGCAATACCGCCTCCGGCAGCCAGCAGTGGGTCAAAACCATTAAACACTATGACTTCGCCTCGGCTGCCAAGGCCTGCAAGGCGCGCGGGATGCAGCTGGTCGCCACCCATTTCGGCCCTCAGGCCCGTGACTTTAGGGAGCTGGATTACCGCCGCCCCACCGCCTTTATTGTCGGCAATGAACGTGATGGTATAAGCGCCGAAGCCCTGGCACTAGCCGACGAGCAGGTAGTGATCCCCATGGTCGGCATGGTGCAATCCCTCAATGTCTCGGTGGCGTCGGCGCTGCTATTGTATGAGGCGCAGCGTCAGCGGCAGGAGGCCGGGCTCTATGGCGCCCGCAAGCTGGACAATGACTATTGCCAGACCATGTTGTTTGAGCAAGGCCACCCCATTTATGCCAAAGCCTGTCGGCGCAAAGGCATTCCCTACCCGGCCATAGACACGCAGGGCCAGATAGTCGCCGCTGCCGACTGGTGGCAGCGGATGCGTGAACCCATCCCCGAACTGTGA
- a CDS encoding AMP-binding protein codes for MEASFKSPVEMLDHWVETQGDEIYLRQPINGQYQDLTWRQVQAKVQQLCGGLRHLGLQPGDKIAVLSKNCAEWFITDLALMHGGYISVPIYPTANADTIRYVLEHSGCKAIMLGKLDHWADQEAGVGGDILRLAMPYDTMPAQYHWQQLLNLGTPLVDAPYPEAEQVMTLIYTSGSTGKPKGAIQTFGSYGWTCNAVVRDLKTDGKDRLLSYLPLAHITERVAIEGSSFYSGSCVAFVESLDSFVADVQRMRPTVFFSVPRLWTLFQKNIIDKVGYARLNLLLKIPLISHLVKRKIHKGLGLDKCRLLGSGSAPIPPSLVEWYHSIGLDICEAWGMTENCAYSIINFPFDASKIGTVGKPVIGCEVKQAANGELLVKSPGLMREYYKAPEATAAAFDEEGFFLTGDLCAIDADGCVSITGRVKDNFKTAKGKYVAPVPIERKLAQDPHVELICVIGLGLPHPVALVQLSEGAALQAREEVRASLKATVDAVNPNLESHETVEAVLVVKEPWTIENDVLTPTLKIKRHVLESRYASRMEGIRGAKVVWEDEI; via the coding sequence ATGGAAGCATCATTCAAGAGCCCGGTGGAAATGCTCGACCACTGGGTAGAGACTCAAGGCGATGAGATCTATCTCAGGCAGCCGATCAACGGCCAATATCAGGATCTGACCTGGCGTCAGGTACAGGCCAAGGTGCAACAACTCTGCGGCGGCCTGCGTCACTTGGGGCTGCAACCCGGCGACAAGATAGCCGTGCTGTCGAAAAACTGCGCCGAATGGTTCATTACCGATCTGGCGCTGATGCACGGCGGCTATATCAGTGTGCCCATTTACCCCACTGCCAATGCTGATACCATACGCTACGTGCTGGAACACAGTGGCTGTAAGGCCATCATGCTGGGTAAGCTGGATCACTGGGCCGATCAGGAAGCCGGTGTCGGCGGTGATATTCTGCGCCTGGCAATGCCTTATGACACCATGCCGGCTCAATATCACTGGCAGCAGCTGTTGAATCTCGGTACACCTCTGGTGGATGCCCCTTATCCCGAAGCCGAGCAGGTGATGACGCTGATCTACACCTCAGGTTCCACCGGCAAGCCCAAGGGTGCCATCCAAACCTTCGGCAGCTACGGCTGGACCTGTAATGCCGTGGTGCGCGATCTCAAGACAGATGGTAAAGACAGACTGCTATCCTACCTGCCGCTGGCCCATATCACAGAGCGGGTGGCGATAGAGGGTTCCTCCTTCTATTCCGGCTCCTGCGTTGCCTTTGTCGAAAGCCTCGACAGCTTTGTTGCCGATGTGCAGCGAATGCGGCCAACCGTGTTCTTCTCGGTACCTCGCCTGTGGACCCTGTTCCAGAAGAACATTATCGATAAGGTCGGCTACGCCAGGCTCAATCTGCTGCTGAAGATCCCCCTCATCAGCCATCTGGTCAAACGCAAGATCCATAAGGGCCTAGGGCTGGACAAGTGTCGTTTGCTCGGTTCAGGTTCGGCGCCGATACCTCCGTCACTGGTGGAGTGGTATCACAGCATAGGTTTGGATATCTGCGAAGCCTGGGGCATGACAGAAAACTGCGCCTACTCAATCATCAACTTCCCCTTCGATGCCAGTAAGATAGGCACAGTAGGCAAGCCGGTGATCGGCTGCGAAGTTAAGCAGGCTGCCAATGGCGAACTGCTGGTGAAGAGCCCGGGATTGATGCGTGAATACTACAAGGCGCCGGAAGCCACAGCCGCCGCCTTCGATGAAGAGGGCTTTTTCCTCACCGGCGATCTCTGCGCCATAGATGCCGACGGTTGCGTCAGCATCACAGGCCGGGTCAAGGATAACTTCAAGACCGCCAAGGGCAAGTATGTGGCGCCAGTGCCGATTGAACGTAAGTTGGCGCAGGATCCCCATGTGGAACTTATCTGTGTCATCGGCCTGGGACTGCCTCACCCTGTGGCTTTGGTGCAACTCTCTGAAGGGGCGGCGCTGCAAGCCAGAGAAGAGGTGCGCGCCTCGCTCAAGGCCACTGTGGATGCGGTTAACCCCAACCTGGAATCCCATGAAACCGTGGAAGCGGTTCTGGTGGTCAAGGAGCCCTGGACCATAGAAAACGACGTGCTGACTCCGACGCTGAAAATCAAGCGCCATGTGTTGGAGAGCAGATACGCCAGCCGGATGGAAGGCATTCGCGGTGCCAAGGTTGTCTGGGAAGATGAAATCTAG
- a CDS encoding calcium/sodium antiporter, producing MLIALSILGGFLILTLGAEALVRGASVIALRLGITPLVIGLTIVAFGTSAPELAVSVKSALAGSPGIALGNVVGSNIANIGLILALTALIRPIGVQSQMVRRDIPLMIGASILMWLLVLDGELSLIDGAVLTSLLVGYLLLSYFSSKGEETDEPIEGPKNPLLSLLFIIAGIGMLVGGGILFVDGAVELARTFGISEVVIGLTIIAIGTSMPELVTSILAALKGQSDIAIGNVVGSNLFNLLGILGVTALVHPISSAGFSNLDFSVMLTLALLVLPFAWSGFRIGRREGAILLLGYCGYMGYLVTHASA from the coding sequence ATGTTGATTGCACTCTCTATTCTCGGCGGCTTCTTGATCCTGACTCTGGGAGCAGAAGCCTTGGTTCGCGGCGCCAGCGTCATCGCCCTGCGTCTGGGGATCACCCCGCTGGTGATCGGCCTGACGATCGTCGCCTTCGGCACCAGCGCGCCCGAGCTGGCAGTGAGCGTTAAGTCAGCACTGGCCGGCAGTCCGGGTATTGCCCTGGGTAACGTGGTGGGCTCCAATATCGCCAATATCGGTCTGATCCTGGCACTGACCGCGCTGATCCGCCCGATAGGGGTACAGTCACAAATGGTCAGACGCGACATTCCGCTGATGATAGGCGCCTCTATTTTGATGTGGCTGCTGGTACTCGACGGTGAACTGAGCCTGATTGACGGCGCCGTACTGACCAGCTTACTGGTAGGCTATCTGTTGCTCAGCTATTTCAGCAGCAAGGGCGAAGAGACTGATGAACCTATTGAAGGCCCCAAGAACCCTCTGTTGTCGTTGCTGTTTATCATCGCCGGTATCGGCATGTTGGTGGGCGGCGGCATACTGTTTGTCGATGGCGCGGTCGAGTTGGCCCGTACCTTCGGCATCAGCGAAGTAGTGATCGGCCTGACCATTATTGCCATAGGCACCAGCATGCCGGAATTGGTGACCTCGATTCTGGCCGCACTCAAGGGCCAGAGCGATATCGCCATAGGTAATGTGGTTGGCTCCAACCTGTTCAACCTGCTGGGGATCCTCGGGGTCACGGCCTTGGTGCATCCTATCAGCTCAGCCGGTTTTAGCAACCTGGACTTCAGCGTGATGCTAACCCTGGCACTGTTGGTGTTGCCCTTTGCCTGGAGCGGTTTTCGTATCGGTCGTCGCGAAGGCGCCATATTATTGCTGGGTTACTGCGGCTATATGGGCTATCTGGTTACCCACGCCAGCGCCTGA
- a CDS encoding DUF3332 domain-containing protein, whose product MKLSKVGLGATLLICSQLAGCMGQMGLSGMLTKGNLSAVDNRYGRAGLYLLLAPVYGITATADLFIFNSIEFWTGKNPITGKSPALVDMPADAVFKINHKLDKDLTTAPVKLSRASMSAIDDNTLAMTLSYEDGTEQVMLGRKQGEMVDFYLDQQFIASVSIAEMESYVAARS is encoded by the coding sequence ATGAAGTTGAGTAAAGTCGGCCTGGGGGCCACTCTGTTGATCTGCTCGCAACTGGCGGGTTGTATGGGGCAGATGGGGCTGTCAGGCATGCTGACTAAAGGCAATTTGAGTGCGGTGGACAACCGTTACGGCCGCGCCGGTTTGTACCTGTTGTTGGCGCCCGTCTATGGCATTACAGCCACCGCCGATCTGTTTATTTTCAATAGCATTGAATTCTGGACCGGCAAGAATCCCATTACCGGCAAGTCACCGGCCTTGGTGGATATGCCGGCCGATGCCGTTTTCAAGATCAATCATAAGCTGGATAAGGATCTGACCACGGCGCCGGTAAAACTGAGCCGTGCCAGCATGTCAGCCATAGATGACAATACCCTGGCGATGACGCTGAGCTATGAAGATGGCACCGAGCAGGTAATGCTAGGGCGCAAGCAGGGGGAGATGGTGGACTTCTACCTGGATCAGCAATTCATTGCCAGTGTTAGCATAGCTGAAATGGAGAGTTATGTAGCGGCTCGCTCCTGA